The genomic interval AGCATTGCGCTGATGTTTTTCTTTTGGAAAACGCCAAACACCTTAATTTGAGGTAGTAAATTTGTTCCTGGTCTAAGGGAACATCCAACCACAGAACAACACGGTCCTCGTTTTAGTGTTGACATTTTCGTTAAACACTTTGATGCATTGCCGTTAAAATGTATTTAACGGAAGCGGAAACCTTCTAGGAACCGCCACTGAtctagaccctttcaacaataaaaacaaaaacaatgcttgaacgttctatttgggccccaatctacttcctctacattaacccttaaaggagtaccgtcacaccggtgtgacgggaatgttgacaaatgaacgttctaaagaatatctgggttcattgaattcaacatagaattttagaaccttcaattgttgcggaacttagaacgttcaaaaacctacacctttaagggttaagataacatatggaatgttaaaaaggaagtcttgtggggccaactatgatgctgataatggaactgtcttgaaagggtctatagtggGAACAGCTGACGTCAATCTGGATattccatagactgtatacatagaactggacagtgtgccgtctgttaagagtgatgcgagcgctAGTCCAGCCCCTGGTGGCTGGTTGCAGTACAATGCGTAACTCCGCCCATctccatgtatttcaatgggcaagtagccaactttccgtgtcacttttctcacctaaaactatttttgcatCTACAACTTTTAttgaaaaaatagttttcaagatacacacttttcttttcatcgctgaaatttatttttttttttttttttatttgcaaacatcattgacattataACACACTATTTTTCATTTAAACACatcttaacaagacatcactgaaattatttttttaatgttattttgaatCAATGAAATCTAAAAAGGGGGATGGTTTACATCTATGATTGACAGGAtagggatggggatgggggtgaggggtgagtagtatgtgctgtgtgtgcatatgtataaaaggctggtttgctgttgggccaggaggagaaaGCTGGAACATTtttcaggagaggagttgtagtattctattaatgataaattATAATAACAGGAATAACcctttgatttttatttttaatgttattttaacaAATCCTAAAGAAATGTTTACatctatgattgacagctggctggcagCAATAAGCTACCTTATTTAAGGACACCTGATATCGACACctaatctaacctaaataagtgttgctgttattatcattaggctatatcttatcacagtctgattaaatacatattgatagtcatacattgtgtgattgtttgtaagagacatcgttgttagttgtgacagattcttagtgaaaaaaaatatatgtgctgttcttttcGTAGATGCTAAAGTATATTAGCTTATAGCATGCTaaatcatgctagcattagccagttgagaggtaaagtaaaagggctctgctatattgatcgAGTAGCGTTAGCCATAGTCACgatcatttacagtcctacttgtttcaaatggttgAATGTgaccagtgattgccgccaccaccgttgcaacttcatttgaatgcacttaagtcactgggagaaggcgatgttaagtttcattaacgttaactcttgcttagtttttTGCCGCGAATGGCAATAAACgtcacctagcctgctaggtgTTCGACAACCTCGGTATGACCATTTATTAATAAGCCAgacaaataacgttacttgttttttagtgaacacatattggaccatagcttagCATTGAGGAGGGATTCcaaagttacaaatggacaatttgcttagtatgctcataacagcggtatctgaaaatgctgagttaaggtattgttgttacctgcgattgcactactggagaagcattttgcattggtatgatttgatcaggtcttgccagtgatgtgtaaatcctccgTGAGCGTGCCCCATTTCAATAtgtctaaattgaaaactgtgacaactcatcataggctctctcaatatgtctgtaatcgtatgaCTCTACCACAGGGTTGCTAgccagagagggtgctccattataaatcaaaaatgtaatattgcagccttcatgtcagctgtaaaaatatgagaacatggacctactacatcaggatactttgtagacattttacacataatcaggaagctactttgctgttcagtgagtcatgtgtttaaagtggtactacatttaaagaaacatatttttattttttgcttcaagtgcataagaaaataccacattatgatggctaggttacacttttgtccaatgtactcaggtgtactttggagtgggtaagactgtctttagtggcaggctagcacataccgttgactttaGCCCCAGCCTAGCACCCTCTgtaactctgcaattagaaggactggatgaaacgtgctgaaaacggtctccactgatcacacttgcttacttggaaataaggtcttatgtccaaaatcctgaaccacccgtttaacagaaggttcagagcagcggcagacctatcttggtgccacgcaagttattgaaagtcatgtgtttcgtagtggtgctgtgccatgtcccatgtataaggggcttcaggttgatccagtgacaATGGGTGGTGTCAGGGaacttggagaaagggggaggacatgccacctcagaccaccccagccaaaccacttcacgtaggcattcccttgcagactaatggagacctccttgccgccacctccagtacattcagcaATCACCCATACCTTatctgcaaaaaggaaagttacaataaagttagtcagacaattttacaataTTACAAAGCATATAATGAGGCACTCAACAacactagtaataccaattaattaaatatatgtgtgcaataaatgtcactgcctacctaatgttaactacacgTTTAAACATGcgattttaatattaaattccatatttaaatatgtgactcatcaacttgcgtcagcttgaaaaataacgttatcagtatgactgatcatggacgttagatgacaaatTGAGGTGTTACTTTCACCAATTtgtgactggttcttggcgtagtgtttaatgcaggcgtttcatttatcgatcattcacttatgcggtctacaactaccgacctaccGTCACAGGTGTAGCTCTAACGGAGGTGTCTTTGTcgttagaaaaaaaaatgcaacgtTGGTAAACTGGCTAGTAGGCTAGTTACATTAATATGACAagttgatgaggtccatgcttcatCTAACGTTAACttacgttgctttatcacatcataaacTGTACTGACTAATctccatgtacagtcaatggttactccatgttgagatggcatacattcaaattgagatatttgaaaacagcaaaaactaCTAAAACCGACTAAACATGCATCGACTCTTACGGGAGCTGTTTGCTAATCTTCACCTCAATGACCAACTTAGCCTACCGTTTACAGTAACggtaatgtagctgctaacgttagcatgtaattcgctgtccgtatttctgttgttagctgattagtattcaccatactaatTTCTCACAGTCtgtaatcaacataataagctctcttagacgtatttaagaacaacaatagacaaaaaaacttttcagttgatacacaaaacttaccagacaagaacaaaccgaagactgctgtttagctaactcacagccgcTAAATTCATtcagccagctagccttcggcgCCGAGTCGACCTCATTATCGACCTgtgttgtggaaaggagaagggggcgggtttcactcgacaaggggcgtgtttaactcactgagtgggcgtgcctgaccgcgactcctcttcactgcgcatgcttcaacttctgctgcgcagccgcactgtcactccccgatgtgagtcacgcatgctcagattgataggttttacggcataacgccaagggatccgactgaaatccataaaataattaacctttctgtttcaaaaacgttttagctatctaagattgtttgattgctaacgttagcaaacgcCATTCAAGTGACAAACTTTGTTGTGCTTGATTGCTTACTTACTTGCCAGCAGTGAACAAACTTCGTTATAGGTaaatttttattgatattacagaaGTCTCTCGCTAGCAGGCTACTTCAGCCTCTAATCTAGAACTGACATTAGAGATTATGCCGTGAAAATGTGATGCCTTACGCTAAATAATACATTACTGCTGTGTAGGCTAATGTCATTCTGTGGCTAACAGCACTGGTAGTCGCAAAGTAGCAAAGTGACGCATGCGCGACTCACATCCGGTagcgactcacatcggggagtgacaGCTGTCACTCCCACAGCACTTCAAATTGATtgcaaattttccaagatggcgtcgcctcggcggcttcgattccatagaacactgctgaatgcaaccacactgtccagttctatatattcAGTCTATGGGATATTCCAGTGCCCGTTTACGCAGtaggagagccggatcactccccctgcattgtacctgcaatctgttgcagttccgctaggggcgatcacgaataagtgcaaaaacaatggtggtctatggagctagacggctaaatttgtcttttactgtctatgcctGAGATAGGCTATCTGGGAAATTCCTTGAAAGTGTCTTCCAGAGtttttttatacagtctatgttcaAGAGACGGTTGATATAGTAATTAAATAACATTTGGGTCTACTCTATAGCTAGGCTACAAAAAACATTAGGTTCCTCAGAATTCAACGGTGCACCTCGCTTTACCTCGACACATCGGTTGAGAACACAGCAAACGAAACATACCAGACAGGAAGTGGGCGCTACAGAGACTCTGGCCGCCTTTAGGACCATTTGGGCCCCAATCAGCCCTTTTAATGGCCTGGATCCATAACCTCCTTCTGTTCTTGGCAAAGGGATGTGAACCCCCCGGAATATTGAACATTTTCCACCCATCGCTTTGGCGGTTGGTGCAGTTTACTGCACAACAACTTCGTGTCATCTCCGCTAGAATGCTGCCCTCTGGTGCTGTTTTCCGCCCCTAAATTGCGTGCGCGTCTCTATGATGACGTTGAACATGCTATAATCAGACTGAAACCTTCACGTACATGCCATCTTGTattttgtagcctatatgataaGTTCGTATCTGCACTTTCCAGCAATGCATTGACTGGACCTTATATTCAACACCTAGTTGTGTCATTGTATGGTCTAggtattttttttacttaaaacCCAGGCATGGTCCTTTCCCCCAAATGACAGCATTGTGTATTTTTGCAGGCCGTTGCATTTAGTTTCTTAAGCAGTTGAGCTGTcagttgaggtgtccacgacttggcaaccttgacagggacatagtgtctatttatttatttgcaaataTACTGTATTTTTACTTATACAGCCATATCTACTGCCCTTCATTCTATTCTTACTGTCCTGTTTTTATTCTtatactctttttttttattcttatatgttaagtgtgttttactttgagagcaaagattaaccggagtcaaattGTTTGTtttacgcaaacctggccaataaagctgattctgagcGTGAAAACATTAAGATACAAACTCATCAGCACTTCACCCAGTTTAGATTCAATGCAGCTGGTTGCATTTGTCTATTAGAGTCATCAACAGAGTGAATTCTGTGAGCATTCAAATATTTAGTTACCCTGTGAGGTACATTGTACAAGAAGGACATTGGGTTGCAAGTTTCAAAGCCTTGTATGAATTGGAAAAAtgcatcttgaatttcccctggggatcaataaagtatctatctatctatctatctatctatttgacCAGCAGAGGGCAGTATTGCATTTTAAATGTCATCATTTCATCCACATACTGTGTCTTTCCATATGGTCATTTCCCTTGCCAGCCCTATGGTGTGGGCCCACCCACTCTTCTCACTGTCTATGGTGAACCTGCACTGTGGACTTCATGAAGAGAAATGTCAAAACGTGGGCAGTAGAACTCTTAGTAGAACGTGGGCAGTAGAACTCTGTCACTCACCTGGATCTCCTTTGTGAAAACCGGCTTTAAGTGACATTGAAGATGTTTCAGTAGCCCTTGGATAATGCTATGTAGGTATTTTCAGAAGATTGTGATTGACTGGTGTGAGATGTTTTTACCTTAAATATTTAGTTTGGCAAACATGTATATGTAAATCTTTAAATAATGTGCTGGAATGTTAGGTCTGGCAACAGATAGTTACAACCCCAGAATGAATTCATGCCAGTATTGGCATTTTCCTACTGTTGGATTTAATAACCAATGAGGATCTGTGGGGGTTCTGGATACCAAGTTTGAAATCTTttaaattaaaaagaaaatcatTTTAAATGGGTTTCATCTGCCTCTGAGCCGAGTCTATTGTGCCAGCAATTGTAATAAAGACACAGTGCTTGATCTGGTCAATAGGTAGATGACAGATGATATTTCAGTGTATGAGACATTTTAGCAGACAGACTTTCAAAGACACACATCAACCCAGGGCTAATAGCCTGATTAGTTGACTTTTTAACCTCCAGATCCCAAAGGGTTAAAGTTAACGGTGTTTTATCTGGCAATCTTTTATCTTCTACCAGCTCCCGCCAAGGATgtgtcctctcccctctcctctttgttTTATACACGAATGAATGTCGTTCACAGTATGATGGAAGACAGGTTTTTAAGTTTGCAGATGATTTTAATGATTGGTGTAAGCACTCCTTTTTAAACATAAATGTATCATAGACTAAGGAACTAATTATTGATTTTAGGAAGCAGTGCCCCCCTCTTCTCCCCCACTATCATTGATGGCCAACCGGTTGAGACAGTAAAAGCTatgtttttttcaattttttataattataattatttgaTTTCATACATGTAACAGAAATTGCTTATACCAGTACAGGCATATTAACCGTTATCAATTTACAGTCCTACTTACTCAGGCATGGTATTCACATTCTGTTACTCATACACCCATGCACCCATAGCAAGCTATGTTTTGATTCACACACTGATGTTGTTTGTGCCAAGCCCATCAGCGCATGTACTTTTATCGCAAACTGAGGAATTTTAACATTGACCCCACTTTTATGAGAATGTTTTATTCCTGTTTTATTGAGTCTGTTTTAAGTTGGTTCTCTGtccataaaaaacaaaaatcgaCTGGAGAGTATCGTCAGGACATGTAGCAAGATTGCAGGCATCAACTTCCCCACTCTCCCTTACGCCTACTCTAACAGAGTGGCAAAGAAGGCCCAATCTATTGCAGCTGACCCTAGCCATCCCCTGTCCTGCCAGTTTAGTACTCCCCTCAGGTCCAATAGACTCAGAAACTCTTTTATCTCTAAATTTCCATTTTAAACagtctgccaaaactgttttaaataaatttatttttattattgtgtTTTAGATACTGTGGGTAtttcttttatgtttttatgtattGTTGTGCGTCTTGTCCTTATGTCTGTCTGCTGGCTGTGCAAATAATTGCCCCTTGGGGACAATACAATTACCTTGACCATGAGTAGTACACACATAGATGGACAGCAGGACGAATGAGATTTTGCTGACAAAAATGTAATGAGTTATCAAGGACTGCACTTGTTACAcacaatcatgtgtgtgtgttttttttatttatttaatgcaatctattatacatttatattactctaatgTTAAAGCAGAGTCAATCCTCACGGATGGCAATGGATTTGTCAGCTATCATacactgtttcatgagacatgatgGATTAATTTCTGGATTTAAGTGTTTGGATCTTTTATCAAAAACAGTCAGCTGtcttttgtttgatttttcttttgttgaAAGCATTCACTCATGAAAGATCTGTCTTCATGGATGAACACATTCAGCTTGTTGGCACTCAAGAGTAGTGCATGACAAGCACTCTCCATCAACATTGTTAAGTACAGATCCCTGGCAATGTTTTTGTTAAGATTGTTATCCTAATTATAAAGTGCAAGGCTATATGTACAAAGTCCAGGTAAAACATAAATTCCTATCCAAAAATGAAAGTCAAATATTAGTCAAATAACAGTCACTTATTGTAAATGCAATGGTTATTAAACATGAATACACAGTTTAATAAAAGATTATATACACTTTTAGAAGTCAACAATCATCATTCAACTCAACAGTGACTTTCTTTGTGCGCAGAAAATAAATTTGGTCACTATTTGCAAAGCAGTCCGACAGACAAGCCATACTTACAACAATACAGTTTACACATATTGCACTCTAAGCATGTGGTTCAAACAGTGTTTACCAAGTGACAAAATATCAATCCTTCACATGCTCATATAAGGCTGCACAGTGTCCTGAGTTTGATTAAACTAAATTTGTATAAAACCAGTTCAGGTTTCTAATGTATTATGTGAGAGAAAGGAATAGTTCCTTCATCATGCCAACCTTGAATTGCTTTGTGACACAAGAACACAATTCTATGCACTAATAAGCTGAATCAGCAGTTTCTATGGTAACCCTATTCCTGCCAACAGATGTACGCATACTATTTGTAATTAACAGCTTTTATATTCCCATAAGCCCTTTTCCCACATGTCCACCAATGTGCAGTTTAATGAAAAGGGCTTTTAGTGTTTTCCTCTGTTCTTGTACACCATAATGTCACAGCCCAGGTGAATGAGTGGTTCTGAGATGAGCACCCTCAGAGAAAGCCGTCCTCAACATAGGAGAAGCCATTGAAAGCATTGGAACTGCTGGTGGCAAAACTAGAGGCAAGATCTGGAGTACGGCCCACCGAATTGGGTACCATCTCCCGGGTAAACTCTGGGTCGATGTTCTGAATGTCAGCTGGACCTTTCTGTGGAAGCAGAACCgaagtaatgtttttttttttcttcagataATTCAGTGGAGGTCTAGAATTGATGCtgctatttatatatttcttaTTGTCATCATTGATTGATCTAGAGTATAATGCATAAAAGCATGTTGCGCACATTGAATGACCATTGTGTATGAAAATGTTTCTATATAAATCCATTTGAACCTAAACTTGATCAGTCACTTTAGTTCATTATTATTACATCTCCAATGGAACCGTCGTGCATATGGTCACATTCTTGTCACTGTACAAGAAACAATTAATCAACCTGTTCTAAAAAACATCAGATTGTACTCCCCAGTGGGTTAAGAGGAAACACATCAAGAGTACACTGTTTACATTGTGCCACACCTACCACACTTGGCTTGTATGGAGGAGTGATTCTTTTGTGATAGAGGTCATCCCAGTTGATGGGGGAGAAAAAAATGTGGTTTCTTATCTCCACCTGAAAATCAATTAATCAAATTGTGACATGCACAATAATGCATATAATATGCTGGTTTTGGTaaatgacaaacaaaaaaagcacaATCACTCACAAAATCAGAAGAAGCCCCTAAGCGTTGATGCTGGTCTTTCTGTAGAAGTCCCAAAAGGAGGTGGCAGACAGCATCAGACTTCCCTGGTGGCAGACGTAGAGGCTTGTGCAGAATACCATCGTACATCTCCGCCACATCCCGGCTGTAGAAAGGAGGCTGTGATGGATGTGTGAAAATGATATCACAATCAAAAAGCTAATATTGTGTCAAGCCAAGTTACTGTACACTGTTACCCACACAGTCAATGTCTCTAGCCCTGTTACACTGGTATCCACATGCATAGAGCCAATATTTAAAGAGCTGACAAAGTGAAACTCAGCTTCCATGGAATACTAGCCCTGAAAAACATCCACATTCACCATAACTAGGTCGCCTTGGAGCAAATTGTTGATCAAATTGTATATTTTGTAATGTCTAACTATACTCACCAGGCTGTACAACATTTCATAAAGCACAGATCCTAGGCACCACCAGTCCACTGTGCGGTCATAAGGCTCCTTCCTCAGCATCTCAGGGGCAAGGTACTGTGGAAAGTGGGCGGTACGGAAATATAAGGAGACAAATACAAGACCTACTGTATCTCTATGGATACCACTCAATGCTCAAGTCAGCACAGGTCACACGTTCACATTCACGTTCACAAGCTGAATCTTATTGAGCTGTCATGGATCGAAGGAACATTGAACAAACGAAGACCTTCATGGTCCATTGTGGAGAGTTCTCTTAAAAGTTAATGGTGTCATTAAATGTCGCAAAAGTAGAAAGAGAAAAATCCTCCTCCCAGACATGTCTGAATCCTCACCTCTGGGGTACCACAAAATGTAGTTGTAGTGGCCTCTGGTTCAAGTCCCTCTTTACACAAGCCAAAGTCAGTTAGAACTACGTGGCCCTGGAACAAACCACAATCGTAAACAGTGAATACAGATACTGCAGTTTTCCTCAAAATGCCCCAAATATCAATTGAGATGTCCTTACCTGAGCATCTAACAAAATGTTTTCTGGTTTTAGATCCCTTTTTGAAGAAAATaagtttattttaatattttaatataaactATAAACATACCATATATGAATGACAAAAAGCCATCATCAGTCTTGGTGATTACCAACCTGTATACAATATTGAGAGAATGCAGGTAACCAATGGCGCTCGCTAACTCTGCAGCGTAAAAGCGAGCTCGTGGCTCCGAGAAACACCGCTCTCTTTGCAGGTGGAAGAAAAGCTGAAAAATGGAAAGAAACATGCAGTTTCCATCATTACAAGTACTGACAAGGCATCAACCTGTCATTCAagtatttaaaaataaactgTAAAATAACGAGATGGTTCAAATGCTCTTATAAATGCCCAGAATGACTGTCTCTGAAGACCTATAATTTTGCTAACTTGACTTGATATGGTACCCAATCATCTACATTAATTCACACATCTAATGACCCTGCCCTGAGTCCTGGCCCTTGGCAGTACCTCTCCTCCGTTGACATAGTCAAGGACAAAGTAAAGCTTCTCTGGTGTCTGGAAGGAGTAGTGCAGCCCAACCAGGAAGGGGTGCTTCAGGCTCTTCAGCAACACATTCCTCTCGGCCATAATATTCTTTTGCTGCAAGGGACAAAAGCAGCATTGAAGCAGTGGACAAGGCGCAGAATGTGGAGACCGGCCAGTCACCAGCCACGAGACAAGGAGCCAACCAACACAATGCTACTGTTTGGTAGGTACCAGAGAGAAACGCGAATGGAAATCTGACTAAGACTTTTCAGACCAGTAAATGTCCACAGAAACGAAGCCACAGCTTCCCTGACCATCCGTCCTTTGTTGACATAATAGTGCGCAAAACATTGAAATGGTAGTATGATCTAATCTGATATCCTCAAATCAAATAATCAAATCTGCAGTGTAATCAAATCAGCAAGCATAATCAAATCTCCTTATGATTTTCTTGCTTACAAATTGGGTGCCAACattcatgaaaaaaaataataaaaaaagaatgaatcAGATCAATATGCTCTGGATAAAATGCTGACAGTGTTGTTTTACTCAAGCATATTCAGCCTGCGTTTAGGGGCATGGCAGACAGCTGTATGGAGCAGAAGCTGTAAAAGAGGATTGTCTCAGTTCAAAGAGCAACAGAGCAACataagattagattagattgtaTCTCCAAAGCAGACGGAAGTGAAGAGTGCATTAATAAACTGGCAACATGGCTTTGTATGCATATGCTTATTTGTATGTAAATGAATAACAAGTGACAGTGATTTAGTTCAGTTCACACCTCTTTTTTCTTCAGAATAATTCTCTTCTGCAAAACCTTCACTGCATAAAACTTTCCATCTGATTTCAGTTTGGCAAGCAGGACCTGAAATTGATTTGACAATAAAGTGCATGAGAAACTTAACGAGATCTGTCCAAGGTATTCATTCAAGCCTTTTTTAGTAATTTCTATGAAACCTCAACAAACTTCCATTTAAGGTTAATCATTTCTGAAAGCCGTGTGCAGCCCTTTGAATAGGAAAGGCTGTGCAGACTCCATTACCTTTCCGAATGTCCCTTTTCCAATAACAGTAAGGAAATCAAAGTCCGTAGGCTTAGCACTGAAAGTACAAAGAGATGGGGCTTTTGGCAAAATGCCATTTTAATGTAACAATGACAAGATAATACAAATTAATTCACTAGATGCCTTTTCAAGTATGGTTTAATATTTCACATatcagaagtaggcctacatctctcATTACATTATGGAGGTTCTATATACTTGATTAAGGTGTTACAAATTCTAACAATTACTCACTGGGGATTGGCTGAAACCCCTAGATTAACATCGCTTGGCGATGGTGGTGGCGATGGTGGTGCAAGCTGAGGAACAAATTTAAGATAATTTTGGCAAAACATTCAGGTAACAGTAACTCCACATATTTGATGCTTGGATACTTGTTGGTGTACAGTTGGGGAAAAAAACTTACTTGATTACAATGTGCCATGATTTTGGTCCATTCCAGTTGTGCAGACAAGACTTAGGCTACATAGGACCTATAATGAAACATGACACGTAAGGATCTTTTACCGATAGAAATCTGCTGTGAGGTTAAGATTATCCTTAAACTGGATATTCTGGTTTGTAACGTAAAACGTATGAAAGACGACATTTCGGCAACTCGAGAGTTCATGTCAGTGAACATACTTAGTAAACATTGTGTTGATGTGAATTGATCAAATCTGCAAGTAGTCATGATTGTCATTTTGTTCTTCAAGAGTGACAGTCAGGCGGTCCGCCGGCTCCATACAGTCTATTTCATCTGCCTCAGTTTTTATTCTTTGTGATTTAGAAAGAAAAATAGACAGAAACCACAACATTAAAGGTTTCACCAAACATCATATTTAAGTCATGTCAACATTCTGGTGTTTACACCAGAATACGACACGTCTAAAAGCCAAAGACGGTGCACTGATATCTGCCGAAGCATTGCGCTTCAAATACACTTTCCCATTTGATACCACAATGCCATTTTCCAAtttgatacaaaataatacGACCTCTTTAAGCTATTAATGTCCTGATGACTGGCTTTAATGCAACCTGTTGTTATACCCTGACAGTATAAACTGTCCAAAGTCCctttaaaggaaaaaaaatacagttCCATAAGACGTAGCACGGAGCGGCACGCAATTGGAATTACGCACGGCTATTTTGCGCGGTGGCTATGAAAATCGAAAAATTGAATGAAATAACTTACCGTTGCAGTTTACGACTCACTCAGAAAGGTAAAAGTCAGTCAGCCTTGGCTACTCTACAGCTGGAAGAAGAACTTCGCACTCACATTGCAGAGCGGCTGTCTACACTGCATCATTACATTTCACTGTGTGGTGAAGGTCACGTCACACAGCACGAAACCTGTCCCGTCCACCACAACAACAGAGTCAATCATTAGCAAGACCTGAAACTTCTCGACCTCAGCCTAGCCCAGCTTATGGACGAAGGTGGAGGCGTGAAAGTGTATGCGGCGCACGACTGTCTTTCG from Alosa alosa isolate M-15738 ecotype Scorff River chromosome 4, AALO_Geno_1.1, whole genome shotgun sequence carries:
- the sgk2a gene encoding serine/threonine-protein kinase Sgk2; the encoded protein is MAHCNQLAPPSPPPSPSDVNLGVSANPHAKPTDFDFLTVIGKGTFGKVLLAKLKSDGKFYAVKVLQKRIILKKKEQKNIMAERNVLLKSLKHPFLVGLHYSFQTPEKLYFVLDYVNGGELFFHLQRERCFSEPRARFYAAELASAIGYLHSLNIVYRDLKPENILLDAQGHVVLTDFGLCKEGLEPEATTTTFCGTPEYLAPEMLRKEPYDRTVDWWCLGSVLYEMLYSLPPFYSRDVAEMYDGILHKPLRLPPGKSDAVCHLLLGLLQKDQHQRLGASSDFVEIRNHIFFSPINWDDLYHKRITPPYKPSVKGPADIQNIDPEFTREMVPNSVGRTPDLASSFATSSSNAFNGFSYVEDGFL